Proteins encoded in a region of the Pseudomonas putida genome:
- a CDS encoding phosphotransferase enzyme family protein has product MTNDHTSHTSPAVLERFAQHALAGYADTYQGQIELLVHSENATYRVRGLRQRYVMRVHRAGYHQHADIASELAWLAALEQAGLEVPVPIAGVDGEAIQRVELPGLGHRYVVLFHWIEGGEPDQQQLNASFRRLGAINAHLHRHARSWQRPDNFQRLTWNHQSMLGEHGHWGSWREAPYLDARGSALISEAVQVIGARLAGYGEDPSRFGLIHADLRLTNLLVQGDRTRIIDFDDCGMGWYLHDLAAALSFFEHHPDLPQWIDNWLAGYSSVASLDASDIAMLPTLIMQRRLQLLAWTGTHRGTPQVECLGPQWVEQTVGLCQRYLQERPVGALARA; this is encoded by the coding sequence ATGACCAACGATCACACATCTCACACCAGCCCTGCCGTGCTTGAACGTTTCGCCCAACACGCGCTGGCTGGCTATGCCGATACCTACCAGGGCCAGATCGAGTTGCTGGTGCACTCCGAGAACGCCACGTATCGGGTACGGGGCTTGCGGCAACGGTATGTGATGCGTGTGCACCGCGCCGGCTATCACCAACACGCCGACATCGCCAGTGAACTGGCCTGGCTGGCCGCGCTGGAGCAGGCCGGCCTGGAGGTACCAGTGCCCATCGCCGGGGTGGACGGCGAAGCGATTCAAAGGGTCGAGCTGCCCGGCCTTGGCCATCGTTACGTGGTGCTGTTTCATTGGATAGAGGGCGGCGAGCCCGACCAGCAACAGTTGAATGCTTCGTTCCGCCGGCTTGGCGCCATCAATGCCCACCTGCATCGCCACGCCCGCAGTTGGCAACGCCCCGACAATTTTCAACGGCTGACCTGGAACCACCAAAGCATGCTGGGTGAGCACGGCCACTGGGGCAGCTGGCGCGAAGCGCCCTACCTGGATGCCCGGGGCAGCGCCTTGATCAGCGAAGCGGTACAGGTGATCGGCGCGCGCCTGGCCGGCTATGGCGAAGACCCATCACGCTTTGGCCTTATCCACGCTGACCTACGCCTGACCAACCTGCTGGTGCAAGGTGATCGCACCCGCATCATCGACTTCGACGACTGCGGCATGGGCTGGTACCTGCACGACCTGGCAGCGGCCCTGAGCTTCTTCGAACACCACCCCGACCTGCCGCAGTGGATCGACAACTGGCTGGCGGGTTACAGCAGCGTGGCCAGCCTGGATGCCAGCGACATCGCCATGCTGCCGACGCTGATCATGCAGCGGCGTCTGCAACTGCTGGCCTGGACCGGCACCCACCGCGGCACGCCACAAGTGGAGTGCCTGGGCCCGCAATGGGTCGAGCAGACCGTGGGCCTGTGCCAGCGTTACTTGCAGGAGCGGCCGGTGGGCGCACTCGCACGGGCATGA
- the fabG gene encoding 3-oxoacyl-ACP reductase FabG yields MLTSLQGKSVLVTGGTSGIGLGIAVGFARQGAKVAISGRHRDKVEAVASRLRDQGLAVIGLVADVGDRAQVLRMIEEVAQAQGGLDVLCANAGVFPSAALAEMSDTDWDKVLGTNAKGTFLCVQAALPYLRRAEYGRVILTSSITGPVTGFPGWAHYGASKAAQLGFMRTAAIELARDGITINALLPGNIVTEGLQGMGEDYQASMAASIPLKRLGQVEDIANAALFFASREAGYITGQSLIIDGGQILPESLQALA; encoded by the coding sequence ATGCTGACTTCACTACAAGGCAAAAGCGTATTGGTCACCGGCGGTACCAGCGGTATCGGCCTGGGCATCGCCGTCGGCTTCGCCCGCCAGGGCGCCAAGGTGGCGATCAGTGGCCGGCACCGGGACAAGGTTGAGGCTGTCGCCAGCCGCTTGCGTGATCAAGGCCTGGCCGTCATCGGCCTGGTGGCCGATGTGGGTGACCGCGCGCAGGTGCTGCGGATGATCGAAGAGGTGGCGCAGGCCCAGGGCGGGCTCGATGTACTGTGCGCCAATGCCGGGGTCTTCCCCTCTGCCGCACTGGCCGAGATGAGCGATACCGACTGGGACAAGGTGCTCGGCACCAATGCCAAAGGCACCTTCCTCTGCGTGCAGGCGGCGCTGCCGTATTTGCGCAGGGCCGAGTACGGCCGGGTGATCCTGACCTCGTCCATCACCGGGCCAGTCACCGGCTTTCCAGGCTGGGCGCACTACGGCGCGAGCAAGGCAGCGCAGCTGGGTTTCATGCGTACCGCAGCGATCGAGCTGGCCCGCGATGGCATCACCATCAATGCCCTGCTGCCAGGCAACATCGTTACCGAAGGCTTGCAGGGCATGGGCGAGGACTACCAGGCCAGCATGGCCGCGTCCATTCCGCTCAAGCGCCTCGGCCAGGTCGAGGACATTGCCAATGCCGCGTTGTTCTTTGCTTCCAGAGAGGCCGGCTACATCACTGGGCAAAGCCTGATCATCGATGGTGGGCAGATCCTGCCCGAGTCCCTGCAAGCACTGGCCTGA
- a CDS encoding APC family permease — MSETYSGELERRLDSQAQPHEVQRLRKNAVGLMGVLFMTVATAAPITAMLGNVPIAIGSGNGQYAPAGYLVATIILALFAIGYAQMAKYITATGAFYGFISHGLGRVVGMASGLAVTLTYIVFEAALVGIFAFFCEDLLASVVGLHVPWIVFALAMLLANGVLSYFDISLTAKVLGLCLVLEILMLGLMAFAVLFHGGGPQGMAVESINPLNAFRPAEGVIGANAGIGLFFAFWSWVGFESSAMYGEESRNPKKIIPLATLLAVIGIGVFYVFVSWMAIAGSGPAEAIRLAQDPASAAEVFYGPTRLYLGEWAVSLFKLLVVTGSFACGMAFHNCAARYLYALGRENLFVFLGRTVGRTHARHGSPHVASTVQSVIATLIVLAFLLTGKDPYADLYALLAILGTMGILIVQALCAFAVICYFHVGTQRRAQAHWFKTFLAPLLGGIGMLYVVYLLFANLSFAAGSAAESLLFRLIPWIVAASFALGGSIALYFRYFDRRKYHIIGSIVMDDARQDT; from the coding sequence ATGAGCGAGACCTACAGCGGTGAACTGGAGCGCCGGCTTGACAGCCAGGCACAGCCCCATGAGGTGCAGCGCCTGCGCAAGAATGCAGTGGGCTTGATGGGTGTGCTGTTCATGACGGTTGCCACTGCGGCGCCGATCACCGCCATGCTTGGCAACGTGCCGATCGCCATCGGCAGCGGCAATGGTCAGTACGCGCCGGCGGGCTACCTGGTGGCCACGATCATCCTGGCGCTGTTCGCCATTGGCTATGCACAGATGGCCAAGTACATCACCGCCACAGGGGCGTTCTACGGCTTCATTTCCCATGGCTTGGGCCGGGTGGTGGGCATGGCCTCGGGGCTTGCCGTAACGCTGACCTACATCGTTTTCGAAGCGGCGTTGGTGGGCATTTTCGCCTTCTTCTGTGAAGACCTGCTGGCCAGTGTCGTCGGCCTGCATGTGCCATGGATCGTGTTTGCCCTGGCCATGCTATTGGCCAACGGCGTGCTCAGCTACTTCGACATCTCCCTCACTGCCAAGGTGCTGGGGCTGTGCCTGGTGCTGGAGATCCTGATGCTGGGGCTGATGGCCTTTGCCGTGCTGTTCCACGGCGGTGGGCCGCAGGGCATGGCGGTGGAGTCGATCAACCCGCTCAACGCCTTCCGGCCAGCCGAGGGGGTGATAGGTGCGAACGCTGGCATCGGCCTGTTCTTCGCCTTCTGGTCCTGGGTGGGTTTCGAGTCCTCGGCCATGTACGGCGAGGAATCACGCAACCCGAAAAAGATCATCCCCTTGGCGACGCTGCTCGCGGTGATCGGCATCGGCGTGTTCTATGTGTTCGTCTCGTGGATGGCCATCGCCGGTTCCGGCCCTGCCGAAGCCATTCGCCTGGCGCAGGACCCGGCCAGTGCCGCCGAGGTGTTCTACGGGCCGACCCGCCTGTACCTGGGCGAGTGGGCCGTGAGCCTGTTCAAGCTGTTGGTGGTGACCGGCTCGTTTGCCTGCGGCATGGCCTTCCATAACTGTGCCGCGCGCTACCTCTATGCCCTGGGCCGGGAGAACCTGTTCGTGTTCCTAGGCCGCACCGTTGGCCGTACTCATGCCCGCCATGGCTCGCCGCATGTAGCCTCGACCGTGCAAAGCGTGATCGCCACGCTGATCGTGCTGGCGTTCCTGCTCACCGGTAAAGACCCGTATGCCGACTTGTATGCCTTGCTGGCAATCCTCGGCACCATGGGCATTCTGATCGTCCAGGCGCTGTGCGCCTTCGCCGTGATCTGCTACTTCCATGTCGGCACCCAACGCCGTGCCCAGGCCCATTGGTTCAAGACCTTCCTCGCGCCCCTGCTGGGCGGCATCGGCATGCTGTACGTGGTTTACCTGCTGTTCGCCAACCTCAGCTTCGCCGCTGGCAGCGCGGCCGAATCGCTGTTGTTCCGGCTGATCCCGTGGATCGTCGCCGCCAGCTTCGCGTTGGGTGGCTCGATCGCCTTGTACTTCCGTTACTTCGACCGCCGCAAGTACCACATCATCGGCAGCATCGTCATGGACGACGCCCGCCAGGACACCTGA